The Andrena cerasifolii isolate SP2316 chromosome 15, iyAndCera1_principal, whole genome shotgun sequence genome includes a window with the following:
- the LOC143377073 gene encoding uncharacterized protein LOC143377073, producing the protein MLAEPPPRSGNFMDLLTLQNEPMLLSSTCGPRLMSVIRECMGLETVATHLWSDSAIALDWIRGHSSRWKTYVANRVASIQHELPDAQWHHVSGLENPADCASRGLPPSRLPDFTLWWSGPSWLSSLSDWNRGSSVKRPLTDHEARVVTHVAASSDPIHGLESAMAPIPEKPKKRLSPADPGRIGRCPLTLDNPGTTPGVHSRRSTAGARPTTTEPHDRGTIFVGAERELRSFLPQLLTEDSGVRAHLSREGIDWRFNPPSAPHYGGTWEAAVKSVKHRLHRVIGEQKLTFEEMTTLLTQIEACLNSRPLQPLSDDPDDVSALTPGHFLIGDALLSVPDPPVDGMPATWLSRWQLIQQMRLHFWRRWSSEYIQHLLARNKWTQQHPPPRVGDLCLLRSELLSPAKWPLARVTQLHPGPDGLTRVVTIKTARTELQRPICKLVYLPFVQDDSATLPATTQHAT; encoded by the exons ATGTTGGCTGAGCCTCCACCCAGGTCCGGGAACTTCATGGATTTGCTGACGCTTCAGAACGAGCCTATGCTGCTGTCATCTACCTGCGGACC CCGACTGATGTCCGTGATACGAGAGTGTATGGGACTGGAAACGGTGGCTACTCACCTGTGGAGTGATTCCGCTATTGCCCTGGATTGGATCCGCGGACACTCATCGAGGTGGAAGACGTACGTGGCCAATCGAGTAGCCTCCATCCAGCACGAGCTGCCCGACGCCCAGTGGCATCACGTTTCAGGACTAGAGAATCCAGCCGATTGTGCTTCTCGGGGCCTCCCACCTAGTCGCTTGCCGGACTTCACGCTCTGGTGGTCCGGACCTTCCTGGCTAAGCTCTCTATCGGATTGGAATCGCGGATCATCGGTGAAGAGACCGTTGACGGACCACGAGGCTAGAGTGGTCACTCACGTTGCAGCTTCGAGTGACCCA ATTCACGGCCTGGAGTCTGCGATGGCGCCAATACCGGAGAAGCCCAAGAAGCGACTTTCACCCGCTGACCCCGGCCGAATTGGCCGCTGCCCGCTCACGCTGGATAACCCTGGTACAACGCCAGGAGTTCACAGCAGACGTTCGACAGCTGGAGCTAGGCCGACCACTACCGAGCCGCA CGACAGAGGCACCATCTTCGTGGGTGCCGAGCGAGAGCTGCGCTCCTTCCTTCCACAGTTACTCACGGAGGATAGCGGAGTCAGGGCCCACTTGAGTCGCGAGGGGATCGATTGGCGGTTCAACCCTCCATCTGCTCCGCACTACGGCGGAACCTGGGAAGCCGCAGTCAAGAGCGTTAAGCATCGTCTCCACCGCGTCATAGGCGAACAAAAACTCACGTTCGAGGAGATGACGACGCTCCTGACGCAGATTGAGGCGTGCCTCAACTCGCGCCCGTTGCAACCACTAAGTGACGATCCGGATGACGTCAGCGCCCTGACGCCTGGGCACTTCCTCATCGGCGATGCCCTGCTGTCGGTCCCTGATCCTCCCGTCGACGGTATGCCCGCTACATGGCTCTCCCGGTGGCAGCTGATTCAACAGATGCGCCTGCACTTCTGGCGGCGGTGGTCCTCGGAATACATCCAGCACCTGCTGGCCCGCAACAAATGGACGCAGCAACATCCACCACCACGCGTCGGCGATCTCTGCCTGCTACGGTCGGAGCTCCTGTCCCCTGCCAAGTGGCCACTAGCACGGGTCACTCAATTACACCCCGGCCCCGATGGTCTAACGCGAGTCGTAACCATCAAAACTGCGCGTACTGAGTTGCAACGGCCAATATGTAAACTCGTGTATTTGCCTTTTGTTCAGGACGATTCCGCCACACTACCAGCTACTACACAACACGCCACTTGA